Proteins from a genomic interval of Cognatishimia sp. WU-CL00825:
- the gmk gene encoding guanylate kinase encodes MQNRRGLLIILSSPSGAGKSTLSKRLRQWDPSIDFSVSATTRSPRPGEVDGADYHFMSEDDFKRDVASEGMLEHAHVFGNFYGSPRGPVQQAIDAGRDVLFDIDWQGAQQIRNSVLGQHTLSIFILPPSIKELRRRLETRGQDSAEVISKRMQKSWDEISHWGSYDHVLINDDLDQTEQDLKDIVTATRLRRIQQPHLVDHVRHLQQEFMDSQ; translated from the coding sequence ATGCAAAACCGTCGTGGCCTCTTAATCATTTTGTCCTCTCCCTCGGGGGCCGGGAAATCTACATTGTCCAAACGCCTGCGCCAATGGGACCCATCGATAGATTTTTCCGTTTCGGCGACCACGCGCAGCCCACGCCCGGGCGAGGTCGATGGTGCAGATTATCACTTTATGTCCGAGGATGATTTCAAACGTGACGTCGCCTCGGAAGGCATGCTGGAGCACGCCCATGTTTTCGGCAATTTTTACGGCTCTCCGCGTGGCCCAGTGCAACAGGCCATTGATGCGGGCCGCGACGTTTTGTTTGATATCGACTGGCAGGGGGCGCAACAAATCCGCAATTCAGTGCTGGGCCAGCACACCTTGTCGATCTTCATTCTACCGCCCTCGATCAAAGAACTGCGCCGCCGTCTGGAAACCCGTGGGCAAGACAGTGCCGAAGTTATCTCAAAGCGCATGCAGAAAAGCTGGGACGAGATCAGCCACTGGGGCAGCTATGACCACGTGTTGATCAACGACGACCTTGATCAAACCGAACAGGATCTAAAAGATATTGTGACCGCCACGCGTTTACGCCGTATCCAGCAACCTCATTTGGTGGACCACGTGCGCCACCTGCAACAAGAGTTTATGGACAGCCAATGA
- a CDS encoding gamma carbonic anhydrase family protein produces the protein MTQFALNGVKPQIAEDTWVAPDANLIGNVVLEPGASVWFGSTLRGDNEEIRVGQGSNVQENTVIHTDMGYPLRIGKNCTIGHKAMLHGCTIGDNSLIGMGATVLNGAKIGKNCLIGAGALITEGKEIPDGSLVMGTPGKIVRQLDDAAIQGLTKSAIGYQNNMRRFRDGLTKI, from the coding sequence ATGACCCAATTTGCCCTAAACGGTGTAAAGCCGCAAATCGCCGAAGACACCTGGGTTGCGCCAGATGCCAACCTGATTGGCAACGTTGTTTTAGAACCCGGTGCCTCTGTTTGGTTTGGCTCTACACTGCGCGGTGACAATGAGGAAATCCGTGTCGGCCAAGGCTCTAACGTGCAAGAGAACACCGTCATTCACACTGATATGGGTTATCCCCTTAGAATCGGTAAAAATTGCACGATTGGCCACAAAGCCATGCTGCACGGCTGCACCATTGGCGATAATTCCCTGATTGGCATGGGCGCAACCGTCTTGAACGGCGCGAAAATTGGCAAGAACTGCCTGATCGGGGCTGGTGCCTTGATCACCGAAGGTAAAGAAATCCCAGACGGGTCTTTGGTGATGGGTACGCCGGGCAAGATTGTGCGTCAACTGGATGATGCGGCCATACAAGGCCTGACCAAAAGCGCCATAGGCTATCAAAACAACATGCGCCGATTTCGCGATGGTCTGACAAAAATATAA